The following are encoded together in the Streptomyces rapamycinicus NRRL 5491 genome:
- a CDS encoding amylo-alpha-1,6-glucosidase has product MTAARSGPAFSVHDIPFSTHGSWFALSPVVAEKTYAEDLHLVSHQNGMHAVLRLVPRDPATGDRAETRVETTPGLLRWAHPGGRIGCAYESPDTVRLRGEGLGLRITAAEEALTPFTGTYFHHDPVAGAYVFTSYETGRRYRVTLLSGSVVEVSGGQALGSGDRGLTITADADGVWEAAAEELDSARRPYAPSQTFDGVVGAAERAFAAFAEAVAPWRSPGTPAAELAAYVLWSATVRPASLVTRPAVLMSKHWMDKVWSWDHCFNALALGPGGPALAWDQFSLPFDHQDESGALPDSVTHSEVLYNFVKPPIHGWALGHLRRRLPHPLGRMELTETYGRLARWTEFWLTSRRAPGAALPHYLHGNDSGWDNATTFDPERVIVSADLAAFLVLQLRELAVLATELGLLHEARRWTRTAEATQVAMFDELWTGERFVARGIDTSKTWSTSSLLDLMPMVLGEHLPEDVSAVLASRIEAHLTPHGLATELPDSPHYLPDGYWRGPIWAPATVLIEDGLRRGGHDRLADEISARFRALCETHGFAENFDALTGTGLRDRAYTWTAACYLLLAEAHELRQTAPTSVAHTGV; this is encoded by the coding sequence ATGACCGCCGCCCGATCCGGCCCGGCCTTCTCCGTCCACGACATCCCGTTCAGCACACACGGTTCCTGGTTCGCTCTCTCGCCCGTGGTGGCGGAGAAGACGTACGCCGAGGACCTCCACCTGGTCTCCCACCAGAACGGCATGCACGCCGTTCTGCGTCTTGTGCCCCGCGACCCGGCGACGGGTGACCGGGCCGAGACCCGCGTCGAGACGACGCCGGGCCTGCTCAGATGGGCTCATCCGGGCGGGAGGATCGGCTGCGCCTACGAGTCACCGGACACCGTCCGTCTCCGGGGCGAGGGGCTGGGCCTGCGCATCACCGCGGCCGAAGAGGCCCTCACCCCCTTCACAGGCACCTACTTCCACCACGACCCGGTGGCCGGCGCGTACGTCTTCACCTCGTACGAGACCGGGCGCCGTTACCGGGTCACCCTGCTGTCGGGCTCCGTCGTCGAGGTGTCGGGCGGTCAGGCCCTCGGCAGCGGCGACCGTGGTCTCACGATCACCGCGGATGCCGACGGGGTCTGGGAAGCGGCGGCGGAGGAACTGGACAGCGCGCGACGCCCCTATGCCCCGTCGCAGACGTTCGACGGGGTCGTGGGGGCCGCGGAGCGCGCCTTCGCCGCCTTCGCCGAAGCGGTGGCCCCTTGGCGCTCGCCCGGCACGCCGGCCGCCGAACTCGCCGCGTATGTCCTGTGGTCGGCGACGGTCCGCCCGGCGTCCTTGGTCACCAGGCCCGCGGTACTGATGTCCAAGCACTGGATGGACAAGGTCTGGAGCTGGGACCACTGCTTCAACGCCCTCGCCCTGGGACCCGGAGGGCCCGCGCTGGCCTGGGACCAGTTCTCGCTGCCGTTCGACCACCAGGACGAGAGCGGGGCCCTGCCCGACTCGGTGACGCACTCGGAGGTCCTCTACAACTTCGTCAAACCGCCCATCCACGGCTGGGCCCTGGGCCACCTGCGCCGAAGACTCCCTCACCCCCTCGGCCGGATGGAACTCACCGAGACCTACGGCAGGTTGGCGCGCTGGACGGAGTTCTGGCTCACCTCGCGCCGCGCGCCCGGCGCCGCCCTGCCCCACTACCTGCACGGCAACGACAGCGGCTGGGACAACGCCACCACCTTCGACCCCGAGCGCGTGATCGTCAGCGCGGACCTCGCGGCGTTCCTCGTCCTACAGCTGCGCGAACTCGCGGTCCTGGCCACCGAACTGGGCCTTCTCCACGAGGCCCGCCGCTGGACCCGCACCGCGGAGGCCACCCAGGTGGCGATGTTCGACGAGCTGTGGACGGGGGAGCGGTTCGTGGCCCGGGGCATCGACACCTCAAAGACCTGGAGCACCTCGAGCCTGCTGGACCTCATGCCGATGGTGCTGGGCGAGCACCTGCCCGAAGACGTCTCCGCCGTGCTGGCGTCCCGTATCGAAGCCCATCTGACCCCGCACGGACTGGCCACCGAACTCCCCGACTCGCCCCACTACCTCCCCGACGGCTACTGGCGCGGCCCGATCTGGGCGCCCGCCACCGTCCTCATCGAGGACGGGCTGCGCCGCGGCGGCCACGACCGCCTCGCGGACGAGATCAGCGCCCGATTCCGGGCCCTGTGCGAAACCCACGGCTTCGCGGAGAACTTCGACGCCCTCACCGGGACGGGCCTGCGCGACCGCGCCTACACCTGGACGGCCGCCTGCTATCTCCTCTTGGCCGAAGCCCACGAACTCCGGCAGACCGCGCCCACATCCGTCGCCCACACCGGCGTGTGA
- a CDS encoding PucR family transcriptional regulator, giving the protein MVSELQRLVDAFGARLGRSIAIDDTRLKLLAYNAHTGDVDDARIESVMHRGVSTALVAHVCEQGAAQASDVFTLPPCPQIGITIERVGMPIRYDDALLGYVWLISSDGPIGDRAVELLREAAAQAALVLHRGYLGVEVTRSRARELVRDLIAPDQALRTEAGAALVEEQHAVAGPVTVLVAMVAREEGEPLAEERRLALELAVDRCRRRLPPSRGLALTRPDHALLLTIWPGARSQVIERNAAELAEVLREKLVAELGLGRAALCWIGIGGPRPRLTEAHSSYEEARRAAEVARTTGTLGQVVAHTQLGVYALLGKLTPDELAEGIHPGLRSLLSNPVHRELIETLRVYLDHAGDAQHAATALHIHRSTLYKRLHRVEQLTGLQLDIGDDRLAAHLGLKMAELHPRLADIDESTGRGVLSTGGS; this is encoded by the coding sequence ATGGTTTCGGAGCTGCAGCGACTTGTCGACGCGTTCGGTGCCCGCCTTGGTCGGTCGATCGCCATCGACGACACGCGACTCAAGCTGCTCGCGTACAACGCGCACACTGGCGACGTGGACGACGCCCGGATCGAATCGGTCATGCACCGTGGTGTGTCGACCGCGCTGGTCGCGCACGTCTGCGAGCAAGGCGCTGCCCAGGCTTCCGATGTCTTCACTCTTCCGCCGTGCCCCCAGATCGGCATCACGATAGAACGGGTCGGCATGCCGATCCGCTACGACGATGCCCTGCTCGGCTACGTATGGCTGATCAGCTCCGATGGCCCTATCGGCGACCGGGCCGTCGAGTTGCTGCGCGAGGCGGCTGCGCAAGCCGCCCTGGTCCTGCACCGCGGCTACCTTGGCGTCGAAGTGACTCGCAGCCGCGCCAGGGAGCTAGTCCGTGACCTGATCGCCCCGGACCAGGCACTCCGGACGGAGGCGGGTGCCGCGCTCGTCGAGGAGCAACACGCCGTGGCTGGGCCGGTCACCGTCCTGGTAGCCATGGTGGCGCGCGAAGAGGGCGAGCCCCTGGCCGAAGAACGCCGTCTGGCCCTGGAGCTCGCCGTCGACCGCTGTCGACGACGGCTTCCCCCCTCACGCGGATTGGCCCTGACGCGTCCGGATCACGCGCTTCTGCTGACGATCTGGCCTGGGGCACGTTCCCAGGTCATCGAGCGCAATGCCGCCGAGCTTGCCGAGGTGCTGCGCGAAAAGCTGGTCGCAGAACTCGGCCTGGGACGGGCCGCCCTGTGCTGGATAGGCATAGGCGGGCCACGCCCACGCCTCACGGAGGCCCACTCTTCCTACGAGGAAGCCCGCCGCGCTGCCGAGGTCGCCCGCACCACGGGCACCCTGGGGCAAGTGGTGGCTCATACACAGCTGGGCGTGTACGCGCTATTGGGCAAGCTCACCCCCGACGAGCTCGCCGAGGGCATCCACCCGGGGCTGCGCTCCCTGCTGTCAAACCCCGTGCACCGTGAGCTGATTGAAACCCTGCGGGTGTATCTCGATCACGCCGGCGATGCCCAGCATGCCGCCACCGCCCTACATATCCACCGCTCCACACTCTACAAACGGCTGCATCGCGTTGAGCAGCTCACTGGACTGCAACTGGACATCGGCGATGACCGACTGGCCGCGCATCTCGGCCTGAAGATGGCAGAGTTGCACCCCCGACTTGCCGACATCGATGAAAGCACCGGACGTGGTGTTCTGAGCACGGGCGGCAGCTAG
- a CDS encoding RICIN domain-containing protein gives MSRSLAPPGRNRRPGRTAGRRPRRTTALAALLASVWAAVVLPGTPAQAADTTVAVDFATAGGAPTYRASGTIYGMTENGSLPQDHFYKDIKWKFMRAGGAQLDSPGGWVAGKYDRRWNSTLAQYRRTEALGGKFVMLPHDLWGADGTTTPTFPGDNGDWSRFDAFYDRLLSDVRAAGMTDILWDIWNEPDCTMFWGSGQPQYLAMWKRAYQKIRTAVPGAVIVGASTCGRPTSSNTWWNTYLDYVKANNVEPDVYSWHDLPGDPVADSASLRSKLSARSMTTSRPFQVNEYAGTNEQNPGRGGWYVSRLERAGADGLRANWAGGANLHDFQAKLLTKTGGRYLPLGEWFLYRYYGSQTGNIVKVTPGTNTDGLAAKDNGARNAKILLGSNGDTGDATVNLDRLDTTSVVENSRVRAVVQRIPNNGGGAVTGPVTVSDQTLTVSGNSASVHVPWTDAADGYTVTLLPPSDTTVSTVAVAQHSGQCLDDTNLSMTNSTQYQQYPCEGGYQQMLDFKPVAGRPNTYTVVNEHSGKCLEVSGASTADGAAVQQYTCNGGTNQMFTLNPVTALGNSKDYQLVAAHSGKCADVSQVSTAPGAQVGQWTCDPASALNNKRNQIWRLQGMS, from the coding sequence ATGTCCCGCAGCCTGGCTCCACCCGGACGCAACCGCCGGCCCGGTCGCACGGCAGGCCGTCGCCCGCGCAGGACCACCGCTCTCGCCGCCCTGTTGGCGTCGGTCTGGGCCGCCGTCGTACTCCCCGGCACGCCGGCCCAGGCCGCCGACACCACCGTGGCAGTCGACTTCGCCACGGCCGGTGGCGCGCCCACCTACCGGGCCTCGGGCACCATCTACGGGATGACCGAGAACGGCTCGCTGCCCCAGGACCACTTCTACAAAGACATCAAGTGGAAGTTCATGCGGGCCGGCGGCGCCCAGCTGGACAGCCCGGGCGGATGGGTCGCCGGCAAGTACGACCGCCGGTGGAATTCCACCCTCGCCCAGTACAGGCGTACCGAGGCGCTGGGCGGAAAGTTCGTCATGCTGCCGCACGACCTGTGGGGCGCCGACGGCACCACCACTCCCACGTTCCCGGGTGACAACGGCGACTGGTCCCGTTTCGACGCCTTCTACGACCGTCTGCTGTCCGACGTCCGGGCCGCGGGGATGACCGACATCCTGTGGGACATCTGGAACGAGCCCGACTGCACCATGTTCTGGGGCTCCGGCCAGCCCCAGTACCTGGCGATGTGGAAGCGCGCCTACCAGAAGATTCGCACCGCCGTCCCCGGCGCGGTCATCGTGGGGGCGAGCACCTGCGGCAGGCCCACGAGTTCCAACACCTGGTGGAACACGTACCTGGACTACGTGAAGGCGAACAACGTCGAGCCGGACGTCTACAGCTGGCACGACCTGCCCGGTGACCCGGTCGCCGACAGCGCCTCTTTGAGGTCCAAGCTGTCCGCGCGGTCGATGACGACGAGCCGTCCCTTCCAGGTCAACGAGTACGCGGGCACCAACGAGCAGAACCCGGGCCGTGGCGGCTGGTACGTCTCACGGCTGGAGCGCGCGGGGGCGGACGGGCTTCGTGCCAACTGGGCCGGGGGCGCGAACCTGCACGACTTCCAGGCGAAGCTGCTGACGAAGACCGGAGGCCGGTACCTGCCGTTGGGGGAGTGGTTCCTGTACCGCTACTACGGCTCGCAGACGGGCAACATCGTGAAGGTCACGCCCGGTACGAACACGGACGGCCTGGCAGCCAAGGACAACGGCGCCCGCAACGCGAAGATCCTGCTGGGCAGCAACGGCGACACCGGCGACGCCACCGTCAACCTCGACCGTCTGGACACCACCTCCGTGGTGGAGAACAGCCGGGTCCGCGCGGTCGTGCAGCGCATACCGAACAACGGCGGCGGTGCGGTGACCGGCCCGGTGACGGTTTCCGACCAGACCCTGACCGTGAGCGGCAACTCGGCCTCGGTGCACGTGCCGTGGACGGACGCTGCCGACGGCTATACCGTCACGCTGCTGCCGCCGTCCGACACCACCGTTTCCACGGTGGCGGTGGCACAGCACAGCGGCCAGTGCCTGGATGACACCAACCTCAGCATGACCAACAGCACGCAGTACCAGCAGTACCCCTGCGAGGGCGGCTACCAGCAGATGCTGGACTTCAAGCCGGTGGCCGGCCGCCCGAACACCTACACCGTGGTCAACGAGCACAGCGGTAAGTGCCTGGAAGTCTCCGGCGCCTCCACCGCCGATGGCGCAGCCGTCCAGCAGTACACCTGCAACGGCGGCACGAACCAGATGTTCACCCTCAATCCCGTGACCGCGCTGGGCAACAGCAAGGACTACCAGCTGGTCGCCGCGCACAGCGGCAAGTGCGCCGACGTCAGCCAGGTCTCCACCGCACCCGGCGCGCAGGTCGGCCAGTGGACCTGCGACCCGGCGAGCGCACTGAACAACAAGAGGAACCAGATCTGGCGCCTCCAGGGCATGAGCTGA
- a CDS encoding alpha/beta hydrolase family esterase, with the protein METGTWAYYGLQRLANNSTIFVALQGLNNGWGNSGGEDVTFVDNMISQIEGALCVDTSRRFAVGFSYGGATTYVLACARTTVFRAVAVHSGGQLSGCGGGTQPIAYLGVHGIRDGVLGISGGRTMRDKFVRNNGCAGQNPPEPAQGSRTHTVTTYAGCSAGHPVAWAAFDEGHIAAPQDGVGGDSGSKAWVPGEVWKSFTQF; encoded by the coding sequence GTGGAAACCGGCACCTGGGCCTACTACGGGCTCCAGCGGCTGGCGAACAACAGCACCATCTTCGTCGCGCTCCAGGGTCTCAACAACGGCTGGGGCAATTCCGGTGGTGAAGACGTGACTTTCGTCGACAACATGATCAGCCAGATCGAGGGAGCGCTCTGCGTCGACACCTCACGGCGCTTCGCCGTGGGATTCAGCTACGGCGGCGCCACGACCTACGTGCTGGCGTGTGCCCGGACGACGGTCTTCCGCGCGGTCGCGGTCCACTCCGGCGGACAGCTCAGCGGATGCGGCGGTGGCACCCAGCCCATCGCCTACCTCGGGGTGCACGGTATCAGGGACGGAGTGCTCGGAATCTCCGGCGGACGGACCATGCGGGACAAGTTCGTCAGGAACAACGGCTGCGCCGGACAGAACCCGCCCGAGCCGGCGCAGGGCAGCCGAACGCACACAGTCACCACCTACGCGGGGTGTTCGGCCGGGCATCCGGTCGCGTGGGCCGCGTTCGACGAAGGCCACATCGCCGCTCCCCAGGACGGGGTCGGAGGTGACAGCGGCTCCAAGGCCTGGGTTCCCGGAGAGGTCTGGAAGTCCTTCACTCAGTTCTAG
- a CDS encoding sugar ABC transporter substrate-binding protein, translating to MNKPTRRRLTATAMTVVALTVGTAACSSGDGTTSAKAADSGTYTLWDPYPQFAKNSAWAKLLDGCGSRAGVKIKRTAFDTSDLTNKALLAAQQDNSPDILVLDNPVVSTLAEAGTLTTTDENKVDTSKVDRNLLAAGQPGGKTYGTPIGANTLALYYNKDVLKAAGVDIASVKDWKSLTAALEKVKKAGKKGITFSAIGTEEGSFQFLPWFWGSGAKLTDLDSSGAASALSLWSDWLKKGYAPNSVINNTQTTSWQEFASGDYAFAENGTWQLAGAEKAGFDYGVLPIPGADGGSAPAPTGGEFVTVPVQGDTGRYTTTRKLVTCLTSTENLYDTDTTLSYVAPTSAVQDKQVASDAKLKPWVEAVKSAKGRTSDDLGTKYPKISEQMWKAVQSALSGADSPKDALTAAQDAVK from the coding sequence ATGAACAAACCCACCAGACGCCGCCTCACCGCCACCGCCATGACCGTCGTCGCACTTACCGTCGGTACCGCCGCATGCTCCTCCGGCGACGGCACCACGTCGGCGAAGGCAGCGGACAGCGGCACTTACACCCTCTGGGACCCGTACCCGCAGTTCGCCAAGAACTCGGCCTGGGCGAAGCTGCTGGACGGCTGCGGCAGCAGGGCCGGTGTAAAGATCAAGCGGACGGCCTTCGACACCAGTGATCTGACGAACAAGGCGCTGCTGGCAGCCCAGCAGGACAATTCCCCGGACATCCTCGTCCTCGACAACCCCGTGGTCTCGACCCTCGCCGAGGCAGGCACGCTCACCACGACGGACGAGAACAAGGTCGACACCTCGAAGGTGGACCGCAACCTGCTCGCGGCCGGTCAGCCGGGTGGCAAGACGTACGGCACCCCCATCGGTGCCAACACCCTCGCCCTGTACTACAACAAGGACGTTCTGAAGGCGGCCGGGGTCGACATCGCGTCGGTCAAGGACTGGAAGTCGCTGACCGCGGCGCTGGAGAAGGTGAAGAAGGCCGGCAAGAAGGGCATCACCTTCTCCGCGATCGGCACGGAGGAGGGCAGCTTCCAGTTCCTGCCGTGGTTCTGGGGCTCGGGCGCGAAGCTGACCGACCTCGACTCCTCCGGGGCCGCGTCGGCGCTGTCTCTGTGGAGCGACTGGCTGAAGAAGGGTTACGCGCCCAACTCGGTCATCAACAACACCCAGACCACCAGCTGGCAGGAGTTCGCGAGCGGGGACTACGCGTTCGCCGAGAACGGCACCTGGCAGCTGGCGGGCGCTGAAAAGGCGGGCTTCGACTACGGTGTCCTGCCCATCCCGGGCGCCGACGGAGGCAGCGCTCCCGCCCCGACGGGCGGCGAGTTCGTCACCGTCCCGGTCCAGGGCGACACCGGCCGGTACACCACCACGCGGAAGCTGGTGACCTGCCTGACCAGCACCGAGAACCTGTACGACACGGACACCACTCTGTCCTATGTAGCGCCCACCAGTGCGGTTCAGGACAAGCAGGTGGCGTCCGATGCCAAGCTGAAGCCCTGGGTCGAGGCGGTCAAGTCGGCCAAGGGACGCACCAGCGACGACCTCGGCACCAAGTACCCGAAGATCTCGGAGCAGATGTGGAAGGCGGTCCAGTCCGCCCTCAGCGGGGCGGACTCGCCGAAGGACGCGCTCACCGCGGCGCAGGACGCCGTCAAGTAA
- a CDS encoding LacI family DNA-binding transcriptional regulator encodes MNIGEIAKRAGVSRSTVSYALSGKRPVSQETREKIQRVIKDLGYRPNASARALANGRTSTIGLVFPPAGNHYTGMQLDFIGSVVEAAAAYDYDVLLSPSGVDSDRSFQRLLGERRVDGAILMEIRLQDDRVEHLLAENFPYVCIGRTARPDGDWWVGLDHTALTAACVHHLADLGHRTIAFVNRPERLLRAGYESAHRGLDGFTKAAAERGLTVRAYTCEDDAPSGQACVERILHDVPASTALVTLNEAALGGLYRGLAHAGLHVPRDFSVTGVVASRWAETVTPQLTAADVPAAQMGRLAVELLVERLDHHDAPPRHHLLAPPISLRASTGPVGTGSPTDPHRTPGFDSNA; translated from the coding sequence GTGAACATCGGTGAGATCGCCAAGCGGGCCGGTGTCTCGCGGAGCACCGTGTCGTACGCGCTGAGCGGCAAGCGCCCGGTGTCGCAGGAGACCCGCGAGAAGATCCAGCGGGTCATCAAGGACCTGGGCTACCGGCCCAACGCGAGCGCACGCGCCCTGGCCAACGGCCGGACCAGCACCATCGGTCTGGTCTTCCCACCCGCCGGCAACCACTACACCGGGATGCAACTCGACTTCATCGGCAGCGTGGTGGAGGCCGCGGCCGCCTACGACTACGACGTTCTGCTCTCACCGAGCGGCGTGGACAGCGACCGCTCGTTCCAGCGACTGCTGGGGGAGCGACGCGTCGACGGCGCGATCCTCATGGAGATCAGGCTTCAGGACGACCGCGTCGAGCACCTCCTCGCGGAGAACTTCCCCTACGTCTGCATTGGCCGCACCGCGCGGCCGGATGGCGACTGGTGGGTCGGCCTCGACCACACCGCACTGACTGCGGCATGCGTCCACCACCTCGCGGACCTGGGCCACCGCACCATCGCCTTCGTCAACCGGCCCGAGCGGCTACTGCGCGCCGGGTACGAGTCCGCGCACCGAGGGCTCGACGGCTTCACCAAGGCCGCCGCGGAGCGCGGACTCACCGTCCGCGCGTACACCTGCGAGGACGATGCCCCCTCGGGGCAGGCCTGTGTGGAGCGGATCCTGCACGACGTCCCCGCCAGCACGGCCCTCGTCACATTGAATGAGGCTGCACTGGGCGGGCTCTACCGGGGCCTGGCCCATGCGGGCCTCCATGTGCCGCGCGACTTCTCCGTCACGGGCGTCGTGGCTTCCCGATGGGCCGAGACGGTGACTCCGCAGCTAACGGCGGCCGACGTGCCGGCGGCGCAGATGGGGCGACTGGCCGTGGAACTGCTCGTCGAGCGGCTCGACCACCACGACGCGCCGCCCCGTCACCATCTGCTCGCCCCGCCGATCTCGCTCCGCGCCAGCACCGGACCCGTGGGTACCGGCTCGCCCACGGACCCGCACAGAACCCCGGGCTTCGACTCGAACGCCTGA
- a CDS encoding carbohydrate ABC transporter permease has translation MNRTTHPPDRWPAPVRNGAAATVPPLPTRTAPRRRRPTSQQWAAWAFLAPVTLYLALFYAYPLYRNVDLSLRDYTVRSFVQGNAPFTGLENYHKVFDDPTFGPALTHTIVFTAMCLVFQYAIGLAMAVFFHQHFRLSATLRALFLVPWLLPLIVSASTWLWMLNSDSGVINAGLHAVGADPVNWLTSPSWSLTSVIIANIWIGVPFNLVVLYSGLQTIPANLYEAAALDGASAWRRFWSITFPLLRPVSAITLLLGLVYTLKVFDIIWIMTKGGPADSSTTFATWSYRLGFGNLLPAFGPGAAVGNLLVVAALIFGLVYLRVQRKQALS, from the coding sequence ATGAACCGTACGACACACCCACCGGACCGCTGGCCGGCGCCTGTCCGGAACGGGGCGGCGGCCACCGTCCCTCCGCTCCCGACGCGCACCGCGCCGCGTCGCCGGCGTCCCACCTCACAGCAGTGGGCCGCCTGGGCCTTCCTCGCCCCCGTGACCCTCTACCTCGCCCTCTTCTACGCCTATCCGCTCTACCGCAACGTCGACCTGAGCCTGCGCGACTACACCGTCCGCTCCTTCGTCCAGGGCAACGCGCCGTTCACCGGACTGGAGAACTACCACAAAGTCTTCGACGACCCGACCTTCGGGCCCGCTCTCACGCACACCATCGTGTTCACCGCCATGTGCCTGGTCTTCCAATACGCCATCGGCCTGGCCATGGCGGTCTTCTTCCACCAGCACTTCCGGCTGTCGGCCACCCTGCGGGCACTGTTCCTCGTGCCTTGGCTGCTGCCATTGATCGTGTCGGCCTCCACCTGGTTGTGGATGCTCAACAGCGACTCCGGTGTCATCAACGCCGGCCTGCACGCCGTCGGCGCCGACCCCGTGAACTGGCTGACCTCACCGTCATGGTCACTGACCTCCGTCATCATCGCCAACATCTGGATCGGCGTGCCGTTCAACCTGGTCGTGCTCTACAGCGGTCTGCAGACCATCCCCGCGAACCTGTACGAGGCGGCCGCCCTCGACGGCGCGAGCGCCTGGCGACGCTTCTGGAGCATCACTTTCCCGCTGCTGCGCCCGGTGTCCGCCATCACGCTGCTGCTGGGCCTGGTCTACACGCTCAAGGTTTTCGACATCATCTGGATCATGACCAAGGGGGGCCCGGCCGACTCGTCCACCACCTTCGCCACCTGGTCCTACCGGCTCGGCTTCGGCAACCTGCTGCCCGCCTTCGGCCCCGGTGCGGCTGTCGGGAATCTGCTCGTCGTCGCGGCACTGATCTTCGGACTGGTGTACTTGAGGGTCCAGCGAAAGCAGGCACTGTCATGA
- a CDS encoding carbohydrate ABC transporter permease, with protein MNPGTGRTWWKTAIGLLLTAIMLFPVYWMLNVSFTRDQHMRKSPPDWFPVHGTLDGYRTVLNQQLPYLATSLVIGLGTVVLTVALAAPAGYALAKLRPRGGGLLSFLLLVAQMIPGIIMAMGFYAIYLQLGLLQSVPGLIVADSTLAVPFAVLIFTAFMSGIPGELLQAAQVDGAGTLRSFRSVVLPMSRNALVTVSLFAFLWSWSDFVFASTLANGGAHEPITLGIYHYIGNNNQQWNAIMATAVVASLPATVILVLAQRYIAAGVTAGAVKD; from the coding sequence ATGAACCCAGGAACGGGCCGCACGTGGTGGAAGACGGCCATCGGTCTGCTGCTGACCGCAATCATGCTGTTCCCGGTCTATTGGATGCTCAATGTGTCCTTCACCCGCGACCAGCACATGCGCAAGTCGCCGCCCGACTGGTTCCCCGTCCACGGCACCCTGGACGGCTACCGCACCGTACTCAACCAGCAACTGCCCTACCTCGCCACGAGCCTGGTCATCGGCCTGGGCACGGTCGTGCTCACGGTGGCGCTGGCCGCGCCCGCCGGCTACGCGCTGGCGAAACTCCGTCCCCGTGGCGGGGGCCTGCTCAGCTTCCTCCTCCTGGTCGCCCAGATGATCCCCGGCATCATCATGGCGATGGGCTTCTACGCCATCTACCTCCAGCTCGGCCTGCTCCAGTCCGTGCCCGGCCTGATCGTCGCGGACTCCACCCTGGCCGTCCCGTTCGCGGTCCTGATCTTCACCGCGTTCATGTCCGGCATCCCCGGTGAACTGCTCCAGGCAGCGCAGGTGGACGGAGCCGGGACACTGCGCAGCTTCCGGTCCGTCGTGCTGCCCATGAGCCGCAACGCTCTCGTCACGGTGTCGCTGTTCGCGTTCCTGTGGTCCTGGTCCGACTTCGTCTTCGCCAGCACCCTCGCGAACGGCGGCGCCCACGAGCCGATCACGCTCGGCATCTACCACTACATCGGCAACAACAACCAGCAGTGGAACGCCATCATGGCGACCGCCGTCGTGGCCTCGCTGCCCGCCACGGTGATCCTCGTCCTCGCCCAGCGCTACATCGCCGCCGGCGTGACGGCCGGAGCCGTCAAGGACTGA